A single region of the Oenococcus kitaharae DSM 17330 genome encodes:
- a CDS encoding PLP-dependent cysteine synthase family protein, whose translation MLVDNVYQLIGRTPLLKINIQVPKHSRIYAKLEMFNPGGSVKDRLGMALIQRGRAIGAIKENTTIIEPTAGNTGIGVALAAQQYQLPVKLVVPEKFSFEKQVLMRALGAQVINTPAEQGITGAIKKAQALHEEISNSYVPLQFQNPANPDVYYRTLGPEIIQDLGNQQIDAFVAGSGSGGTFVGTTRALQEKYPAMKAVTVEPEGSILNGGPEHPHRIEGIGVEFVPPFFKQIHVDQVKTISDDTAFQYVDWLAKNMGLFAGSSSGAALAASLQLAEDLPEKSTIVTVFPDSSERYLSKHIYD comes from the coding sequence ATGCTAGTAGATAATGTGTACCAATTAATCGGCCGGACACCACTTTTAAAGATCAATATCCAGGTGCCGAAACACAGCCGAATTTACGCCAAATTAGAAATGTTCAATCCCGGCGGCAGCGTCAAAGACCGTTTAGGCATGGCCCTCATCCAGCGCGGCAGAGCAATTGGTGCTATCAAAGAAAACACAACGATTATTGAACCCACGGCCGGAAATACAGGCATCGGCGTCGCTTTAGCCGCTCAGCAGTACCAGCTGCCGGTTAAATTAGTCGTGCCGGAAAAATTCAGTTTTGAAAAACAGGTACTGATGCGGGCCTTAGGCGCCCAAGTCATTAATACACCCGCAGAACAAGGGATTACGGGCGCCATAAAAAAAGCTCAGGCCTTACATGAGGAAATTTCCAATTCTTATGTGCCACTGCAGTTTCAGAACCCAGCCAATCCAGACGTTTATTACCGGACTTTGGGGCCGGAAATTATTCAAGACCTGGGTAATCAGCAAATTGATGCCTTTGTCGCCGGATCTGGCAGTGGCGGCACTTTTGTCGGTACAACACGGGCACTGCAGGAAAAATATCCGGCCATGAAAGCTGTCACAGTCGAACCCGAAGGCTCGATTTTAAACGGCGGACCCGAGCATCCCCACCGCATCGAAGGCATTGGCGTTGAATTTGTTCCGCCTTTTTTCAAACAGATCCATGTTGACCAAGTCAAGACAATTTCTGACGATACAGCCTTTCAATATGTCGATTGGCTGGCAAAAAACATGGGCCTGTTTGCCGGCAGTTCTAGCGGAGCAGCCTTGGCAGCCAGTCTGCAGTTAGCCGAAGACTTACCGGAAAAATCAACGATCGTGACTGTTTTTCCGGATTCAAGCGAGCGTTACCTCAGCAAACACATTTACGATTAA
- a CDS encoding serine hydrolase domain-containing protein, with protein sequence MFVNPKTTRSQRSMMHVSSSELTSVFFSLLLSFASCYVMTGKAARTVFASQPRNSFSQMTVKGSSGLYEEQLAAIQQLVQSQHMQGELLVSNHGRSGLQSMAFGQADNLAKTPNSLDGLFPIASLQKAVTALIVGRLIDQGRLNLKDRLSDFYPSVPFSSQITIEMLLEHKSGIWMGEMRPNALLTDENQQIAFCLSHLVSTGRFYWHYTDANYILLAGIIAQRTQQTYSQNVIEDLIRPLHLQHTFFWNRLPANTALVKPAGISSQGQAGWQRSRDLLLSSDLGAGDMYANVFDYYKILDAILQSKLLSPETTASLLPNRFVKYRAGLYYGASGHFYAHGADNGFYLLVDISPDAQKLAIFFINQGNWQRAKVINQQVFNNLSTESIYRLKR encoded by the coding sequence GTGTTTGTTAATCCGAAAACAACTAGGTCTCAGCGTTCAATGATGCATGTTTCCTCATCTGAATTAACGTCTGTATTTTTTAGCCTGCTGCTTTCTTTTGCATCTTGCTATGTCATGACCGGAAAGGCTGCCAGAACCGTTTTTGCCAGCCAGCCGCGAAATTCGTTTAGCCAAATGACCGTCAAGGGGAGCAGCGGGCTTTACGAAGAACAGCTGGCTGCGATTCAACAATTGGTTCAATCACAGCATATGCAAGGAGAATTATTGGTGAGCAATCATGGGCGGTCGGGCCTGCAGTCAATGGCTTTTGGCCAGGCTGATAATCTTGCTAAGACACCGAATAGTTTAGACGGCCTGTTCCCAATTGCTTCTTTGCAAAAAGCTGTAACAGCTTTGATTGTTGGCCGTCTGATAGACCAAGGCAGGCTCAATCTTAAAGACAGGCTAAGCGATTTTTATCCCTCGGTTCCTTTTTCTAGTCAGATCACGATTGAGATGCTTTTGGAACACAAATCTGGTATTTGGATGGGGGAAATGCGTCCAAACGCCCTTTTGACTGATGAAAATCAGCAGATTGCGTTTTGCCTGAGCCACCTTGTCTCGACAGGACGATTCTACTGGCATTATACGGATGCCAATTATATTCTGCTGGCTGGCATTATTGCACAGCGGACACAGCAAACATATTCTCAGAATGTGATTGAAGATTTGATTCGTCCTTTGCATCTGCAACATACTTTTTTCTGGAATCGGTTGCCTGCTAATACAGCTTTGGTAAAACCGGCCGGTATCAGCAGCCAAGGACAGGCCGGCTGGCAGCGGTCGCGCGACTTGTTGTTGTCCAGTGATCTTGGGGCGGGCGATATGTATGCCAATGTTTTTGATTACTACAAAATATTGGATGCGATTCTGCAATCCAAACTGTTATCGCCTGAAACAACAGCCTCGCTGCTGCCGAATCGTTTTGTGAAGTATCGTGCCGGACTGTATTATGGTGCTTCTGGCCATTTTTATGCGCATGGTGCTGACAATGGTTTTTATTTGCTGGTTGATATTTCGCCAGACGCACAAAAACTCGCTATTTTCTTTATTAATCAAGGCAATTGGCAGCGCGCAAAGGTAATTAACCAACAAGTTTTCAACAACTTATCGACTGAATCTATTTATCGTTTGAAACGCTGA
- a CDS encoding thiamine pyrophosphate-binding protein encodes MTKMIAGQALIKTLEDWGVDHVYGIPGGSINHTVEGLFLEKASVKYIQVRHEEVGAIAASADAKYTGKIGVAFGSAGPGATHLFNGLYDAKMDHVPLLALVGQVPQATMNTNYFQEFDEVPMFSDVAVYNRTITTAEQIPYVINQAIREAYRQKGVAVVVIPENLAEAEIDYEPAKTPKVVANNFSQTVDPKAITDTLAMIKAAKHPLIYAGRGLLGARDVLEKFSEQFSIPVINTVPATGVISTDHPNSIGTFGRLGSKSGFEALQHADLILFLASEFPFARFWPKNIKIIQVNNNPFDIGKTVDVDYAVISDAKSYLQDLIATGETLPEGVWLKANRENRKNWLTWLDDLAEDDSHGLNPETVMKKVAEISGPKDTFGVDTGNVSEWGVRGVPMNHEQRFAISGLFATMGFGLPAGLAGALSVPDSQAWSFSGDGGFAMVAPDLITEVRYQLPVINVVFSNQRFGFIYHEQVQTKQHFYGVDLTDADWAKVAEGFGAIGFTVKTIADVAKTFAEIQKLQAAGNKKPIVVNAVIQSDDPIPTDFMPLDPELYDQKTVDQYATAFHIDPKKQPSLGALLRAQGDTL; translated from the coding sequence ATGACAAAAATGATTGCTGGTCAAGCACTGATTAAGACTTTGGAAGATTGGGGCGTGGACCACGTTTACGGTATTCCGGGCGGTTCGATTAACCATACGGTCGAAGGGCTCTTTCTCGAAAAAGCCAGTGTCAAGTATATTCAGGTACGCCATGAAGAAGTCGGCGCCATCGCGGCTTCGGCTGATGCTAAATATACGGGTAAAATTGGTGTTGCGTTTGGTTCTGCCGGCCCTGGCGCAACACATCTATTCAACGGCCTTTACGATGCCAAAATGGATCACGTGCCTTTGTTGGCTTTGGTTGGCCAAGTACCCCAAGCAACAATGAATACGAACTATTTCCAAGAATTCGATGAAGTACCCATGTTTAGCGATGTGGCCGTTTACAATCGGACAATCACGACCGCCGAACAGATTCCCTATGTGATTAATCAGGCGATTCGCGAGGCTTATCGGCAAAAGGGTGTTGCAGTCGTTGTGATTCCTGAAAATCTAGCTGAAGCCGAGATTGATTACGAGCCGGCCAAGACGCCGAAAGTGGTTGCCAATAATTTTTCTCAGACAGTCGATCCTAAAGCGATCACGGATACGCTTGCCATGATTAAAGCAGCCAAACACCCTTTGATTTATGCTGGCCGTGGTTTGCTGGGCGCACGAGATGTTTTGGAAAAGTTTTCTGAGCAATTCTCGATCCCGGTTATCAACACAGTTCCGGCTACAGGCGTCATTAGCACAGATCACCCTAATTCCATCGGTACTTTTGGCCGCTTGGGAAGCAAGTCTGGGTTTGAAGCCTTGCAGCACGCGGATTTAATCCTCTTTTTGGCATCCGAATTTCCATTCGCGCGTTTCTGGCCGAAAAATATTAAGATTATTCAAGTTAACAACAATCCCTTTGATATTGGTAAAACGGTTGATGTCGATTATGCCGTTATTTCCGATGCCAAAAGCTATCTGCAGGATTTGATTGCGACAGGTGAGACACTGCCTGAAGGCGTTTGGCTGAAAGCTAATCGCGAAAACCGGAAAAATTGGTTGACTTGGCTTGATGATCTCGCTGAAGATGACAGTCATGGCTTAAACCCGGAGACGGTAATGAAAAAAGTTGCTGAAATTTCCGGGCCGAAAGACACATTTGGCGTTGATACAGGAAATGTGTCTGAATGGGGTGTTCGCGGCGTTCCGATGAACCACGAGCAGCGTTTTGCCATTTCTGGATTGTTTGCCACGATGGGATTTGGCCTGCCTGCTGGTCTTGCAGGAGCTTTGAGTGTGCCGGACAGCCAGGCCTGGTCATTTTCAGGGGATGGCGGTTTTGCAATGGTTGCCCCTGACTTGATCACAGAGGTTCGTTATCAGCTGCCTGTCATCAATGTGGTCTTTTCAAATCAGCGTTTTGGTTTTATTTACCATGAGCAGGTCCAGACCAAGCAGCATTTTTATGGTGTTGATTTGACTGATGCCGACTGGGCCAAGGTTGCTGAAGGTTTTGGCGCGATCGGTTTCACTGTTAAAACAATTGCTGATGTTGCAAAAACATTTGCTGAAATTCAAAAACTGCAGGCTGCCGGCAATAAAAAGCCGATCGTTGTTAACGCGGTCATTCAATCAGATGATCCGATTCCGACCGACTTTATGCCTCTAGATCCTGAACTTTATGATCAAAAAACAGTTGATCAATATGCAACAGCCTTCCATATTGATCCGAAAAAGCAGCCTTCACTGGGCGCACTTCTTCGTGCACAAGGCGATACTTTATAA
- a CDS encoding L-lactate dehydrogenase — protein MSRKLAIIGVGHVGSTVAHQIVAGGLADDLVLIDTNEAKVQADALDFEDAMANLPYHTNIFVNDYSQLEDTDIIISSLGKISLQDNKNDDRFAELPFTSQEVIGVANEIKNSGFKGLIITITNPVDVITSIYQQVTGLPKNHVLGTGTLLDSSRMKRSVAKSLKIDPRSVVGYNLGEHGNSQFTAWSTVRVLGKPILGIAEKSHLDLDAINDEAKHGGFTVFRGKKYTNYGIASAATRLYSVIMSNALTELPVSNYRAEYGSYLSYPAIVGRDGIVAQLQLDLTQDELDKLQVSANFIKSKYAETMNAK, from the coding sequence ATGTCACGTAAACTTGCAATCATCGGCGTTGGTCATGTCGGTTCAACGGTCGCTCATCAGATCGTTGCCGGCGGATTGGCTGATGATTTGGTCTTGATTGATACGAATGAAGCCAAAGTCCAAGCAGATGCACTGGATTTTGAAGATGCTATGGCAAATCTGCCATATCATACAAATATTTTTGTGAACGATTACAGCCAGTTGGAGGATACAGATATTATTATTTCGTCATTGGGCAAAATCAGTTTGCAAGACAACAAAAATGACGACCGTTTTGCCGAACTGCCTTTCACAAGTCAAGAAGTGATCGGTGTTGCTAACGAAATCAAAAATTCCGGTTTCAAGGGCTTAATTATCACAATTACCAACCCTGTTGACGTAATTACGTCTATTTATCAGCAAGTAACCGGGCTGCCGAAAAATCATGTTCTTGGCACTGGTACCCTGCTGGATTCATCTCGTATGAAACGGTCTGTTGCCAAAAGCCTGAAAATCGATCCACGTTCCGTTGTTGGCTATAACTTAGGCGAACACGGTAACTCGCAATTCACAGCTTGGTCAACTGTCCGCGTATTGGGCAAGCCGATCCTCGGTATCGCTGAAAAAAGCCATTTGGATTTGGATGCTATTAACGATGAAGCCAAACATGGCGGTTTTACAGTCTTTCGCGGAAAGAAATACACGAATTATGGTATTGCCAGTGCTGCCACACGGCTCTATTCCGTCATTATGAGCAATGCTCTGACAGAATTGCCGGTCTCTAACTACCGTGCTGAATACGGATCTTATTTGTCCTACCCAGCAATCGTTGGACGCGATGGCATCGTCGCTCAGCTCCAATTAGATCTGACTCAAGACGAGCTGGACAAGCTGCAAGTTTCTGCTAACTTTATCAAGTCGAAGTATGCCGAAACAATGAACGCAAAATAA
- a CDS encoding FAD-dependent oxidoreductase, whose amino-acid sequence MKVIVIGSTHAGTTVVEQILADHPETKVTVYERHDNVSFLSCGIALYLGGEIKDPQGLFYSSPEALTELGADMKLRHDVLAVDNSRHTVTVKNLQTGEVFEDHYDKLVVTTGSWPIVPPIDGIDHPDIYLCKNWEHAQVLWEKAKDAKRIVVIGGGYIGTELVEAFNKTGHEVTLIDGLPRILNKYFDSEITDRVEEDFKAHGIRLALGQMVKSFSDNGEEVVVETNQGRYAADMVILCVGFRPNTALVKGLVDMNQDGSIVTNVYMQTSDPDIYAAGDAAAVRYNPSGRQAYIPLATNAVRQGILVGINLFGNTKKDMGTQSTSGLMLFDKTIVSSGMTWELASALNIPAAFVILEDNYRPEFMPSTTPVLMELVYNPENRRILGAQLMSDYDVSQSANTISAMIQNQNTIDDLAFLDMLFQPQFDRPFHYLNLLGQAAVADADKKTPVDMT is encoded by the coding sequence ATGAAAGTAATCGTAATTGGCAGTACGCATGCCGGAACGACGGTTGTTGAACAGATACTTGCAGACCACCCCGAAACAAAAGTAACTGTTTATGAGCGCCATGATAATGTATCGTTTTTGTCTTGCGGCATTGCTTTATATTTAGGAGGCGAAATCAAAGACCCGCAGGGACTCTTTTACTCAAGCCCGGAAGCTTTGACTGAACTTGGCGCAGATATGAAACTGCGGCACGATGTCTTGGCTGTCGATAACAGTCGGCATACTGTCACAGTTAAAAATCTGCAGACCGGCGAAGTCTTTGAGGATCACTACGATAAATTAGTCGTTACCACAGGTTCTTGGCCCATCGTGCCGCCAATTGACGGTATTGATCATCCAGATATTTATTTGTGCAAAAACTGGGAACATGCCCAGGTTCTCTGGGAAAAGGCCAAGGATGCCAAGAGAATTGTCGTAATAGGCGGCGGCTATATTGGCACAGAATTAGTCGAAGCCTTCAATAAGACTGGCCATGAAGTCACACTGATTGATGGCCTGCCAAGGATTTTAAATAAATATTTTGATTCCGAAATCACGGATCGTGTTGAAGAAGATTTCAAAGCACATGGCATTCGACTAGCGCTTGGCCAAATGGTGAAGTCTTTTTCTGACAATGGCGAAGAAGTTGTTGTCGAAACAAATCAGGGCCGTTATGCAGCCGACATGGTGATTCTGTGTGTTGGCTTTCGACCAAATACCGCTTTGGTCAAAGGGTTGGTTGACATGAATCAAGACGGCTCGATTGTCACAAATGTCTACATGCAGACATCGGACCCTGATATCTATGCAGCTGGGGATGCCGCTGCTGTCCGCTACAATCCAAGCGGCCGGCAAGCCTATATTCCACTAGCAACTAATGCTGTCCGCCAAGGCATTCTCGTAGGCATTAATTTGTTTGGCAACACTAAAAAAGACATGGGTACCCAATCCACATCCGGTTTGATGCTGTTTGATAAAACAATTGTATCTTCCGGCATGACTTGGGAATTGGCCTCAGCGCTGAACATTCCGGCTGCCTTTGTTATCTTAGAGGATAATTATCGGCCAGAATTTATGCCATCAACGACACCTGTCCTGATGGAATTAGTCTACAATCCGGAAAACCGGCGCATTCTAGGCGCACAGCTGATGAGTGATTATGACGTCTCACAGTCGGCTAACACGATTTCCGCGATGATTCAAAATCAGAATACAATTGATGACCTGGCTTTTCTCGATATGCTTTTCCAGCCACAATTCGACCGGCCCTTCCATTATTTGAATCTTTTAGGGCAGGCAGCTGTTGCTGACGCCGACAAAAAGACACCTGTCGACATGACTTAA
- a CDS encoding DEAD/DEAH box helicase, translated as MSDYYGRLCLKSRFDSAEDAKIQVLPPFDKQGHCYRCGQKNHADLPNGEFFCTVCLQMGRNSSLACFHWAKEPAADARNGQSWLTWQGTLTGKQQQVASEIIESIDSGQDRLVWAVTGAGKTEMIFPAINHALKQGKRVAMVSPRIDVILELAPRLRSAFSDLDLLLLYGDTPEKYHYTKLVLATTHQLLKFKEAFDLLIIDEVDSFPFRGDPMLAFAAEKAKKPQSSTIYLTATPTAQLIKEYRQKQLPASFLPLRFHGHLLPVLTFTRIGDWHKQLTKGRLPKKLVDQILLYAGSGQRFLLFLPRVKDLAPVLKAISKITDIKGLAVHAADPQRKEKVQQMRDKSVQFLVTTTILERGVTFPGIDVLILGADDEIFSTNAIVQIAGRVGRNNDRQTGLVLAFIEEQTRALKAAAAQIVFMNQKGQAQRDGQ; from the coding sequence ATTTCAGATTATTATGGCCGTTTATGTTTGAAATCGCGTTTTGATTCAGCCGAGGACGCTAAAATCCAAGTTCTGCCGCCTTTTGATAAACAGGGACATTGTTATCGCTGCGGCCAAAAAAATCACGCTGATTTACCCAATGGCGAATTTTTCTGTACAGTTTGTCTGCAGATGGGCCGCAATAGCAGTTTGGCCTGTTTTCACTGGGCCAAAGAACCTGCAGCTGATGCCCGAAATGGTCAAAGCTGGCTGACTTGGCAGGGAACTTTAACTGGTAAACAGCAGCAGGTCGCTTCTGAAATTATTGAATCAATTGATTCGGGGCAGGACAGGCTGGTTTGGGCAGTAACAGGCGCAGGCAAGACGGAAATGATCTTTCCGGCTATTAATCACGCTTTAAAACAAGGCAAACGAGTTGCCATGGTTTCACCGCGGATTGATGTCATTTTAGAACTGGCTCCGCGTCTGCGGTCCGCTTTTTCAGACTTGGATCTCCTGCTTTTATATGGTGATACACCCGAAAAATATCATTATACAAAGCTTGTTCTGGCAACGACTCATCAACTGCTAAAGTTCAAAGAAGCCTTTGATCTGCTGATTATAGACGAGGTTGATTCTTTTCCTTTTCGCGGCGACCCAATGCTGGCTTTTGCAGCTGAAAAGGCCAAAAAGCCCCAATCGTCCACGATCTATCTAACAGCGACACCGACTGCACAACTGATCAAAGAGTATCGTCAAAAACAGCTGCCCGCTTCTTTTCTGCCTCTGCGTTTTCATGGCCACTTATTGCCAGTTTTAACTTTTACTCGGATCGGAGATTGGCACAAACAATTAACCAAGGGCCGGCTGCCCAAGAAATTAGTTGATCAAATTCTGCTTTACGCAGGCAGCGGACAGCGTTTTCTATTGTTTTTGCCGCGGGTGAAAGATTTAGCACCAGTTTTAAAAGCGATTAGCAAGATTACTGATATTAAAGGCCTGGCCGTGCATGCAGCCGACCCGCAACGCAAGGAAAAAGTGCAGCAGATGCGGGATAAAAGCGTGCAGTTTCTTGTCACAACGACGATTTTAGAACGGGGTGTGACTTTTCCCGGTATTGATGTGTTAATTCTTGGTGCTGATGATGAGATTTTTTCGACCAATGCAATTGTACAGATTGCCGGCCGTGTTGGGCGCAACAATGATCGCCAAACCGGCCTCGTGTTAGCTTTCATAGAAGAACAGACACGTGCTTTAAAGGCGGCTGCAGCGCAGATTGTTTTCATGAATCAAAAAGGGCAGGCACAACGTGATGGTCAGTAG
- a CDS encoding ComF family protein, with amino-acid sequence MVSSYCLLCGSAYQTSGSFSDWLFGNSVIDPLCSPCKNRCHYIQGPICQDCGRPSQVELCADCRIWRTKYDFVLTNRALLSYDSFLKDFMHQYKFVGDYRLRSAFSSELKEKFGKQISQSALVISVPVSRQTMRERGFNQVKGLFAFAEKKMRNDILYVADKKQTSKLDRRDRLNKANLFFLKNKDCAENEIILLDDVYTTGTTLHQAAACLYEAGAKKISTISLAR; translated from the coding sequence ATGGTCAGTAGTTATTGTCTGCTTTGCGGTAGTGCGTATCAGACTAGCGGCAGTTTTTCAGACTGGCTATTTGGAAACAGCGTGATTGACCCGCTATGTTCGCCATGTAAAAACCGCTGTCATTACATTCAAGGGCCTATTTGTCAGGATTGCGGCCGTCCCAGCCAAGTTGAGTTATGTGCTGATTGCCGGATCTGGCGGACAAAATACGATTTCGTTTTAACCAATCGCGCACTTTTAAGTTATGACAGTTTTCTAAAGGATTTTATGCATCAGTATAAGTTTGTAGGTGATTATCGCCTTCGAAGCGCGTTCTCTTCAGAACTCAAAGAGAAATTTGGCAAGCAAATTTCACAATCTGCATTAGTCATATCGGTCCCGGTTAGCCGTCAAACGATGCGCGAACGCGGCTTTAATCAAGTAAAAGGACTATTTGCATTCGCTGAAAAAAAGATGCGGAACGATATCCTGTATGTAGCTGATAAGAAACAGACTTCAAAATTAGACCGTCGGGATCGTCTAAATAAAGCCAATCTATTTTTCTTGAAAAACAAAGATTGTGCTGAGAATGAGATCATCCTACTGGATGACGTTTACACAACAGGGACGACGCTGCATCAGGCTGCAGCTTGTTTATATGAAGCTGGCGCTAAGAAAATATCAACGATCAGCCTAGCACGTTAG
- the secA gene encoding preprotein translocase subunit SecA: MVNPVRKIIENPKRQLRKYEHLADLTEAYADQMAALSDQQLQAKTTEFKQRLASGETLNQLLPEAFAVVREADKRVLGLYPFRVQIIGGAVLHGGNIAEMKTGEGKTLTATMPVYLNALPAQGVHVVTVNEYLTQYQAEEMGQVYKWLGLTIGVNLNDMSPEEKRAAFACDITYTTNSAIGFDYLRDNMAQSLDERVIRSLNYVLIDEADSILIDSARTPLIIGGSSDNVNLLYQRADRFVKTLDEGENQDYTVDEEQKTAMLTNQGIHKAEVFFNTDNLYGDDNVALAHFIETALRANYSFFRDKDYVVRDGEVKLIDQFTGRISEGTRMSDGLHQAFEAKEGVQIQGEGTTLASITLQNFFRMYKKISGMTGTAKTEEEELKEIYNMDVVQIPTNEPVRRVDEPDVLYFSLKGKFKAVVDEIERLHAKGQPVLVGTVSVDTSELLSQMLVKKGIQHNVLNAKNNAREAEIVAQAGQRGAVTIATNMAGRGTDIKLGPGIAQLGGLAVIGTERHESRRIDNQLRGRSGRQGDPGFSRFYLSLEDDLMVRFGADRIKKLMQRMNMDDDDSVVKNPMISRSVESAQRRVEGNNYDTRKQVLQYDDVMRQQREIIYDERTQIMKSTESLKGIFLPMVYRTIDRVVNAHTTGAEKDWDLLAIVDFVDNALDNEGQVTVPDLNGKTADQIKHLLYELANREFFAKQDTLTDKTQMVNFEKTIMLRAIDQHWMQHIDDMDRLRQSVMVRSYGQYNPLIEYQTAAFSTYNKMIDDIEYDATRLFMKAQIRQNLRS; the protein is encoded by the coding sequence TTGGTAAATCCAGTTAGAAAAATAATTGAAAATCCAAAACGCCAGTTACGCAAATACGAGCATTTGGCTGATTTGACAGAGGCCTATGCTGATCAGATGGCAGCTTTGTCCGATCAGCAGCTGCAGGCTAAGACAACAGAATTCAAGCAGCGGCTGGCTTCCGGGGAGACGTTGAATCAGCTCTTGCCAGAGGCTTTTGCAGTTGTGCGCGAAGCTGACAAACGTGTTTTGGGTCTTTATCCCTTTAGAGTTCAGATCATCGGCGGTGCCGTCCTTCATGGCGGTAACATTGCTGAAATGAAGACTGGTGAAGGAAAGACGCTGACAGCCACGATGCCGGTTTATTTGAATGCTTTGCCGGCTCAAGGCGTGCATGTTGTCACGGTCAATGAATACTTAACACAGTATCAAGCTGAAGAAATGGGGCAAGTCTATAAGTGGCTTGGTTTGACGATTGGCGTCAATTTAAACGATATGTCGCCAGAAGAAAAACGTGCCGCTTTTGCCTGCGACATCACTTATACGACCAATTCTGCGATTGGTTTTGATTATCTGCGAGATAATATGGCACAGTCTTTGGACGAGCGTGTCATCCGTTCATTGAATTATGTTCTGATCGATGAGGCTGATTCGATTTTGATTGATTCAGCTAGAACACCTCTGATTATCGGCGGTTCATCTGATAATGTAAATCTGCTTTACCAGCGTGCCGATCGTTTTGTCAAGACTCTGGATGAAGGCGAAAATCAGGATTATACAGTCGATGAAGAACAAAAGACAGCCATGCTGACGAATCAAGGTATTCACAAGGCCGAAGTATTTTTCAACACGGACAATCTGTATGGGGACGATAACGTTGCCTTAGCTCACTTTATTGAGACGGCCTTGCGGGCCAACTATTCCTTCTTCCGTGATAAGGATTATGTTGTTCGTGATGGCGAAGTTAAGTTAATTGATCAGTTTACTGGCCGTATCTCTGAAGGGACGCGTATGTCAGACGGCCTGCACCAAGCTTTTGAAGCTAAAGAAGGCGTTCAGATTCAAGGTGAAGGTACGACGCTGGCTTCAATCACACTGCAGAATTTCTTTAGAATGTATAAGAAAATTTCCGGTATGACCGGTACAGCTAAGACTGAAGAAGAAGAGCTGAAAGAGATCTATAACATGGATGTTGTTCAGATTCCGACCAACGAACCAGTCCGTCGTGTTGATGAACCAGATGTTCTGTATTTTAGTTTGAAAGGCAAGTTTAAGGCTGTTGTTGACGAGATTGAGCGTTTGCATGCTAAAGGACAGCCTGTTCTTGTTGGGACTGTGTCAGTCGATACTTCAGAGCTGCTTTCTCAGATGCTTGTTAAAAAAGGTATTCAGCATAATGTGCTGAATGCGAAAAATAACGCTCGGGAAGCCGAAATTGTTGCTCAAGCCGGCCAGCGCGGTGCTGTGACGATTGCGACCAACATGGCCGGTCGTGGTACTGATATCAAATTAGGTCCCGGCATTGCGCAATTAGGTGGTTTGGCTGTCATCGGTACTGAACGTCACGAATCCCGTCGAATTGATAATCAGCTGCGTGGCCGTTCCGGCCGTCAGGGGGATCCAGGATTTTCCCGTTTCTATTTGAGTTTGGAAGATGATTTGATGGTTCGTTTCGGTGCCGACCGTATCAAGAAATTGATGCAGCGCATGAACATGGATGATGATGACTCAGTTGTTAAAAATCCGATGATTTCACGTTCTGTCGAATCCGCCCAGCGGCGTGTTGAAGGCAATAACTACGATACACGTAAACAAGTGCTCCAATATGATGATGTCATGCGCCAGCAGCGCGAAATCATCTATGATGAAAGAACTCAGATTATGAAGTCCACTGAATCTTTGAAGGGGATTTTCCTGCCAATGGTCTATCGGACGATTGACCGCGTGGTGAATGCTCATACGACTGGTGCCGAAAAAGATTGGGATTTGCTGGCGATTGTTGATTTTGTTGATAATGCTTTGGATAACGAAGGCCAAGTTACGGTACCTGATTTGAATGGTAAAACAGCTGACCAGATTAAGCATTTGCTATATGAACTGGCTAACCGTGAATTCTTTGCTAAGCAGGATACACTGACCGATAAGACGCAGATGGTCAATTTTGAAAAGACGATCATGCTGCGTGCCATTGATCAGCATTGGATGCAGCATATTGATGATATGGATCGTCTGCGCCAATCTGTCATGGTACGTTCTTATGGCCAGTACAACCCATTAATCGAGTATCAGACAGCTGCCTTCAGTACTTATAACAAGATGATCGATGATATCGAATATGATGCCACCCGTCTCTTCATGAAAGCCCAGATTCGCCAGAATTTGCGGTCATAA